GCATCTAGTGCACTCGTACTATCATCTAAAATTAAGACGCTAGGGTGTCCAATCACGCCTCGAGAAATAGACAAGCGTTGTTTTTGTCCTCCAGAAAAGTTATTACTTCTTTCTGCAACCGGTGCTTCGTACCCGAGTGGTAGTTTACTGATAAACTCCTGAGCTTGCGCAATCTTGGTTGCCCGTTCCATCTCATGATCTGTTGCATTTCTTTTACCATGGCGGAGATTTTGGGCAATCGTTCCGGAAAATAAGATGGCTTTTTGAAGAACAAAGGAAACCGCTTCTCGTAAGCTCTTTTCATTAACACGCTTAATATCTTTCCCACCAACCTTTACGACTCCTTCAGTAGGATCAAACAGTCTTGGAATCAACTGTGCAAGCGTTGATTTTCCAGCCCCCGTTGCTCCAACAATCCCAATCATTTCTCCTGGTTCAATCTCAAAGGAAAGATCCGTTAGGGTATTTTCTTCGTCCCCCGGATACCGGAAAGAGACATGCTCAAACGATACACTTCCCGCTAATTTTTCAGTAGGAACATCTGGATACATAATATCTGGCTCGGTAGTCATAATTTCATTGAGCCGCTTAATTGAAACTGCAGCTCTTGAAGTCATCATCATTAGCATACCACCGATAATAATAGCCATCATGATTTGGACCAAATAGTTGATAAACGAAGCAACACTTCCAATCACCGCTGGATCGTCTTTTACAAGATTTCCAACAAAAAAAATAGCGCCTACAACTGCCAAGTTCGCAGCCAGCATAAATGCAGGAATCATCACAGAAAAAAGAACACCAACTGTTATATTATGCTCGGTTAATTTGGTACTCACTTTTTCAAAACGAGTCAACTCATTTTTTTCTTGTACAAACGATTTCACCACCCGAATGCCAAGAAGATTTTCTTTTGCAATATTATTTGTTCGATCAATTAACTTTTGAATTATCATAAAATGTTTGCCCATCCGCGTAAAAGAAAGCATCGTAATTAGTAAAATTACAAGGACTAACACTACAATTATCCACCAAAGTTGAGGGAGTGTGTACATCGCTAGGATAAAACTACCAATAAATAAAATGGGGATTCTAAACAAAGACTGCAAGGTAATCATGACCACATTTTGAATTTGGTTGATATCATTTGTCAGACGGACGACTAAATTTCCTGATGAAAATTGTTCAATATTCCCAAATGAAAAAGTTTGAATTTTACGAAAAGCAGCCTCCCGAATATCTGCACTAATCCCTTGTGCCACTTTCGCTGCAAAAATGGTATTGATGACACCTGCTATTAGTCCCATGAGGGCTAATCCAATCAAGTATATGCCAATTTGTCCCATTTTTTTATTATCTTCTTTGATAATCGCCTCAAGCACTTGCTGGAGTAATTTAGGCTGCCACAAGGAGGCACAAACCATTAAAACAACCGCAATCAGTGATATAATGACTTCTTTTTTGTAGTTCTTTATATGCGTTAAAATAATTCCCATCTTTTCCCCACTCTCTTCTTTGTTTTCTTTGGTCATTCAAGCTTTTTTATGATTTTTCATGAAAAAACAGTAACTAATAATGTAGCATTTTTATTTATAAAAAGCAATGATATTTTTTATTTTAAAGAATAAAAAAACCTTTAGAAATAGCAATCTCAGCTATTTCTAAAGGTTTTTCATCTCAAAAATTTTTCTGATTAATTCGTACTTTGAGTTTGGGCCGTTAAAGCTAGGAGTTGCTCTGTTGCTTTAACCTCGCCAGTTGTAATCGTTGCAACATCGCCGTACATTAATGTATTAGTGATAATCACCATCAAAGTAGAATCGTATTTTTCTTCAATTTTTTGAATATCAAAGGTACCCAACAATTCGCCTTTTTTGACTTTTTGTCCTTGTTTCACCATTGTTTCAAAGCCTTCACCTTGCATATTTACAGTATCAATTCCAATATGTAGTAAAATTTCTGCTCCATCATTGGTTTGAATTCCATATGCATGTTTTGAATCATAAAGCACTGTTATTTCTCCATCAGCTGGAGCGTACAACTCGCCTTTAGAAGGTTTAATTGCAGCACCTTTTCCCATGATTTCTGCGGAGAAAACTTGATCATTGACTTGGCTTAAAGCAACCACTTCTCCCGCTGCAGGTGCGAAAATTATTTCGTCTTTCGGACCTGAAACAGTCGTTGTTTCTGGATCTTCATCGACTTCTACTGTTGTTTCGCTCGTCACTACTTCTGAGTCATCTTCCATTTTGTTTTTTCCATAAATGAAAGTAAACAAGAATGCTAACACAAAACTAATAATAATCGCTAGTAAAAATAGTGGAATGGATTTTGCTGCAATTGAGATAAAGCCAATAATACCTGCTGAACCCATAGCCACTGCTAAAATATGGAACAAACCAATTAGAGCACTTGCAATTCCAGATGCAATCATTGCACATACAAATGGGAATTTTAACTTCAAGTTTACCCCAAAGATAGCGGGTTCTGTGATTCCTAGTAAAGAAGAAATCCCTGCTGAAGTCGCTAAGCCTTTTTGTTTTTCATTTTTTGTCAAAAAGAATACTGCAAAACAAGCTCCTGCTTGGGCAATATTCGCAATTGCTGCAATCGGGAATATAAATGATCCACCTGTTTTGGCAACATTGGCAAGTAGGGTCGTTTCAATTGCTGGAAAACTTTGGTGTAACCCTGTTATCACAATTGGAGAATAGAATGTTCCAAGTACGGCTGTTCCAAAGAACCCAGTTGTTTGATACAACCAAACTAAGCCATTCGTTAATCCATCACTAAGGGTACGCATCACAGGTCCCACAATAAGGAACGTCAAAAATCCTGTAATAATAAGAGCTAGCATTGGTGTAAAGGTGAAATCAAATGCTTGTGGAATATGTTTATGGAAAAATTTCTCAAGTGTCGCCAAGATATACGCAACCGCTAATACAGGAAGAACTGACCCTTGATAGCCGGCTTGAGCAACATCTAGTCCAAAAACATGCCAATAATTCATGGTATGATTCGCAACCGCATTGGCAACATCATAACCATTAACAAGCGTTGGCATGACCATTACCATCCCCATTGCTGCACCTAGATAGCCATTCCCACCAAATCGTTTTGTCGCAGAAAAACCAATCAAGATTGGCAAGAAAGCAAATGGTGCAGACGCCATTAAGTTGACCATAGAGGCAATCCCTTTAATCGCTGGGAAGTTTTGAACAATAGATTGTGCCCCAAATAAATGTTGCGCCGTAAGCAAATTGTTTAACGCCATCAACAAACCACCTGCAACAAGAGCTGGTAAAACTGGCACAAAAATGTCTGATAATACTTTAATAAAAGCCATTAATGGATTTACTTTTTTATCCTGATTTGCAACGGCTTTCAAATCTTCTGCCGAAGTCTCTTTTACCCCTGTCATTGAAACGAGCTCGTCGTAAACCTTATTAACATCCCCAGGCCCAACAATAATTTGGAATTGCCCATTTGTTTCAAAAGTTCCTTTAATATCTGGGTGTACGTCTAACGCTTTGTGGTCCACCTTAGATGAGTCTTTCAGAACTAAGCGTAGCCGCGTTGCGCAATGTGCTGCTGCTTGAAGATTATCTTTTCCTAAAGCCTTATTTATATCAGCAGCCACTTGTTTATGATTCATTACTTTTTCCTCCTTTTAAAATCGTTTTCACAGAGACTATCATACAATAAATTATAAATATGTCAAACGTTTGACACTAAAAAAATTAAAAATTAAAAATAATGATTAGAATATGAAAATATTTGTGTTAATCGTTTGACATATTTTAGGCTATAGCGTAATCTATTACTTGAGAAAACACTTTCATGAGAGGAGATTTTTATGTCAGACTTAATCAAAGAATGGACCACTGCATTACGCTATAAAAACTACCAAGAGTGGGATCCTACCTATATCCAAAAACTAATTGAAAACTTAAACCAATCCAAATGGAAGCTATCCTATCATATCCAACCTCAAAGCGGGTTGCTAAATGATCCAAATGGTTTCTCTTATTTCAACAAGCAATGGCATATGTTTTATCAAGCATATCCCATGGGACCGGTCCACGGAGTAAAATCTTGGGCCCATATGATTTCAGACGACTTAATCCACTGGAGCTACGAAGGCTTAGCACTACTCCCTGATACCGAATATGATAGTCACGGCGTGTATTCTGGCTCTGCTTTTCCAGTCGATGATAAGTTGTTTCTAATGTACACTGGAAATGTGCGTGATAAAGACTGGAATAGACATGCGTACCAAAACGGGGCTTGGATGAACAGCGACAATACGATGACAAAAATAGATCAGCCTTTAATTCCAGCGCCTCCTGTAGGCTACACGCAGGATTTCCGTGATCCCCAAGTCTTTGCGTATGATGGGCACTACTATGCCACTATTGGCGCTCAAGATACAGATAACAACGGACAAATTGTGCTCTATTCTTCTCAGAACTTAACCGATTGGTCCTTTTTAGGTCAACTTCAGTATACACCTGAGCAAATGGGCTTTATGGTAGAGTGCCCCAACATTATCTTTGTCAATAATCAGCCTGTCTTGATTTTTTGTCCGCAAGGCTTGGATAAAAAAGTCCTTGATTACAACAATATCTATCCAAATACTTATATTACTGGTTCAGCTTTCAATCCACAAACCGTAACGATTGAAGATGCTTCTGACTTAATTCATTTAGATGAAGGCTTTGATGTGTATGCTACTCAAGCGATTA
The DNA window shown above is from Vagococcus entomophilus and carries:
- a CDS encoding sucrose-specific PTS transporter subunit IIBC is translated as MNHKQVAADINKALGKDNLQAAAHCATRLRLVLKDSSKVDHKALDVHPDIKGTFETNGQFQIIVGPGDVNKVYDELVSMTGVKETSAEDLKAVANQDKKVNPLMAFIKVLSDIFVPVLPALVAGGLLMALNNLLTAQHLFGAQSIVQNFPAIKGIASMVNLMASAPFAFLPILIGFSATKRFGGNGYLGAAMGMVMVMPTLVNGYDVANAVANHTMNYWHVFGLDVAQAGYQGSVLPVLAVAYILATLEKFFHKHIPQAFDFTFTPMLALIITGFLTFLIVGPVMRTLSDGLTNGLVWLYQTTGFFGTAVLGTFYSPIVITGLHQSFPAIETTLLANVAKTGGSFIFPIAAIANIAQAGACFAVFFLTKNEKQKGLATSAGISSLLGITEPAIFGVNLKLKFPFVCAMIASGIASALIGLFHILAVAMGSAGIIGFISIAAKSIPLFLLAIIISFVLAFLFTFIYGKNKMEDDSEVVTSETTVEVDEDPETTTVSGPKDEIIFAPAAGEVVALSQVNDQVFSAEIMGKGAAIKPSKGELYAPADGEITVLYDSKHAYGIQTNDGAEILLHIGIDTVNMQGEGFETMVKQGQKVKKGELLGTFDIQKIEEKYDSTLMVIITNTLMYGDVATITTGEVKATEQLLALTAQTQSTN
- a CDS encoding sucrose-6-phosphate hydrolase produces the protein MSDLIKEWTTALRYKNYQEWDPTYIQKLIENLNQSKWKLSYHIQPQSGLLNDPNGFSYFNKQWHMFYQAYPMGPVHGVKSWAHMISDDLIHWSYEGLALLPDTEYDSHGVYSGSAFPVDDKLFLMYTGNVRDKDWNRHAYQNGAWMNSDNTMTKIDQPLIPAPPVGYTQDFRDPQVFAYDGHYYATIGAQDTDNNGQIVLYSSQNLTDWSFLGQLQYTPEQMGFMVECPNIIFVNNQPVLIFCPQGLDKKVLDYNNIYPNTYITGSAFNPQTVTIEDASDLIHLDEGFDVYATQAINAPDGRALCVSWIGLPEIAYPTDTEGWAHCLSLVKELSLKDGHLYQYPVKETISLRKNERSLTGNLNSSTTLLAENHSNAYELELTISKNESGTLTLLADENHTSGLTLSFDTSTGTITVDRSKVGAVFATEYSSIRTATIPKNTDLKLNVFVDHSVVEIYINEGYRVLTSRVFPNENQTNLFISGEKQTSYTGKIWALDTAIHN
- a CDS encoding ABC transporter ATP-binding protein codes for the protein MGIILTHIKNYKKEVIISLIAVVLMVCASLWQPKLLQQVLEAIIKEDNKKMGQIGIYLIGLALMGLIAGVINTIFAAKVAQGISADIREAAFRKIQTFSFGNIEQFSSGNLVVRLTNDINQIQNVVMITLQSLFRIPILFIGSFILAMYTLPQLWWIIVVLVLVILLITMLSFTRMGKHFMIIQKLIDRTNNIAKENLLGIRVVKSFVQEKNELTRFEKVSTKLTEHNITVGVLFSVMIPAFMLAANLAVVGAIFFVGNLVKDDPAVIGSVASFINYLVQIMMAIIIGGMLMMMTSRAAVSIKRLNEIMTTEPDIMYPDVPTEKLAGSVSFEHVSFRYPGDEENTLTDLSFEIEPGEMIGIVGATGAGKSTLAQLIPRLFDPTEGVVKVGGKDIKRVNEKSLREAVSFVLQKAILFSGTIAQNLRHGKRNATDHEMERATKIAQAQEFISKLPLGYEAPVAERSNNFSGGQKQRLSISRGVIGHPSVLILDDSTSALDARSERLVREALNDQLSGTTTIIIAQKISSIIKANRILVLDKGKLVGCGSHEELLRENEIYQEIYETQKGTEEEV